The following coding sequences lie in one Pectobacterium sp. A5351 genomic window:
- the rlmB gene encoding 23S rRNA (guanosine(2251)-2'-O)-methyltransferase RlmB — translation MSEIIYGIHAVKALLERDPQRFLEVFVLKGRDDRRLQPVIAELEAQGIVIQVANRQWLDKQADDAVHQGIVAKVKEGRKYQENDLPALLDNLEMPFLLILDGVTDPHNLGACLRNADGAGVHAVIVPRDRSAQLNATVKKVACGAAETVPVISVTNLARTMRLLQERNIWIVGTAGEADHTLYQSKLTGPLALVMGAEGEGMRRLTREHCDELISIPMAGSVSSLNVSVATGVCLFEAVRQRT, via the coding sequence ATGAGCGAAATTATTTACGGTATCCATGCGGTTAAAGCACTGCTTGAGCGTGATCCACAGCGTTTTCTGGAAGTTTTTGTTCTGAAAGGGCGCGACGATCGTCGCCTTCAGCCTGTGATTGCGGAGCTGGAAGCGCAGGGCATCGTCATTCAAGTGGCGAATCGCCAATGGCTGGATAAGCAGGCTGACGACGCGGTGCATCAGGGGATCGTAGCGAAAGTCAAAGAAGGGCGGAAATATCAGGAAAACGACCTGCCGGCGCTGTTAGACAATCTGGAAATGCCTTTCCTGCTGATATTGGACGGCGTGACCGACCCCCACAACCTAGGCGCGTGCCTGCGTAATGCGGACGGAGCTGGCGTGCATGCGGTGATCGTGCCGCGCGATCGTTCTGCGCAACTGAATGCGACAGTGAAGAAGGTGGCCTGTGGCGCGGCGGAAACCGTACCGGTTATCAGCGTGACCAATCTGGCTCGTACCATGCGCCTGTTGCAGGAGCGTAATATCTGGATTGTCGGCACGGCGGGTGAAGCGGATCATACGCTGTACCAAAGCAAGCTGACCGGGCCGCTGGCGCTGGTGATGGGCGCGGAAGGAGAAGGCATGCGTCGCCTGACCCGCGAGCACTGCGATGAATTGATCAGCATTCCGATGGCGGGTAGCGTGTCTTCCCTGAATGTGTCAGTTGCCACTGGTGTGTGTCTGTTTGAAGCGGTTCGCCAGCGCACGTAA
- a CDS encoding DUF350 domain-containing protein produces the protein MPIVTSLLAFASYFFIGFAMVLAFLFLYTRVTPHDEWALIKENNGTAAIGFGGALIGYVIPLSSAAINSVSLVDYITWGVVALVVQLLIYFAVRLYMPRLSQHIQNNDIASGAFLCAASLSGGILNAACMSY, from the coding sequence ATGCCTATTGTTACGTCGCTACTCGCTTTCGCCTCTTATTTCTTTATCGGGTTTGCCATGGTGTTGGCCTTTCTGTTTCTTTACACCCGCGTGACGCCGCATGATGAATGGGCGCTGATTAAAGAGAACAACGGTACGGCAGCCATTGGGTTTGGTGGGGCGTTGATTGGCTATGTGATCCCGCTTTCCAGTGCGGCGATTAATTCCGTGAGTTTGGTAGATTACATTACCTGGGGCGTGGTTGCGCTGGTGGTGCAATTGCTGATTTATTTCGCTGTGCGCCTGTATATGCCGCGTCTCAGCCAGCATATCCAGAATAACGATATTGCCTCTGGTGCCTTTCTCTGTGCCGCCTCGCTCAGCGGTGGGATTCTGAATGCGGCGTGTATGTCGTATTAA